AATTTGTTGTCCACGACATTCGGGTTATTGACGGAAATAACGGTTTATTTGTCGCAATGCCAAGTAAGCGTACTCCAGATGGGGAATTTCGTGATATTGCGCATCCAATCAATTCAGGAACACGTGGCAAAATTCAAGAAGCTGTTTTGGCTGAGTACCACCGTTTAGGTGATTTAGAAGTAGAATTTGAAGAAGCCGGAGCTTCCTAAGGATTAAAAACAACTAGGGCCTTTCTTCTATGTAAGGCTCTTTTTATTATGGAAAAATCATATCCTGTTCTCCCTCCTTCCATTATTTCCCCTAATAACTTATCTCATCATCTTACTGATCATTCCTTGAAATGCAGTCCCAATTAGGATAATATTTTTAGTGGATAAAAAGGTTATTGGAGGACTGTTCATGTCTAATCGTTATGCTGTGATTTTAGCCGCTGGCCAAGGAACGCGGATGAAATCAAAGCTTTATAAAGTTTTACATCCAGTATGCGGTAAACCAATGGTACAGCACGTAGTAGACCAAGTAAAGACGCTTCAAATCGAAGAAATGGTTACAATCATCGGTCATGGGGCAGAAAAGGTTCAAGCGCAACTTGGTGAAAGCAGCTTTTACGCTTTGCAAGAATCCCAGCTCGGGACTGCTCATGCTGTGATGCAGGCTGCACCGATGCTTGAAGGGAAAGAAGGGGTTACGATTGTTGTTTGTGGAGATACTCCGCTAATTAAGTCTGAAACGATGGAAGCCCTTTTTCAGCATCATGAAGAGTTAAAGGCAAAAGCGACAATCCTCACAGCTAGAATTGAAGACCCAACAGGTTATGGCAGGATTATCCGCAATCAAGACGGCCTTGTAGAAAAGATTGTGGAGCACAAAGATGCTACAGAAGAAGAACGTAAGATTAATGAAATTAATACAGGAACCTACTGTTTTGACAATGCGGCATTATTTGCTGCATTAAAAAATGTCTCCAATGATAATGTTCAAGGTGAATATTATTTACCAGATGTAATTGAAATTTTGAAAAAACAAGGTGAAGTCGTATCTGCGTTTCAAACAAATGATTTAGACGAAACTTTAGGGGTAAACGATCGGGTTGCTTTAGCAGAAGCTGAAAAAATTATGCGCAAGCGGATTAATGAAATCCATATGCGAAACGGAGTTACGATCATCGACCCAGACCATACCTACATTGAAACAGAGGTTGAAATCGGTCAGGATACCATTGTTTATCCAGGAACCATTCTGAAGGGTAAGACGATCATTGGTATGGATTGTCACATTGGTCCTAATTCGGAAATTGTATCGTGTCAGATTGGCAATGAAACCGTTGTTCGGCAATCAGCTGCCCATAACAGCTCGGTTGGAGCACGTGTTAATATTGGTCCGTTTGCCCATATTCGTCCTGACTCAGCGATTGCAGACGATGTGAAAATCGGTAACTTTGTTGAAATTAAAAAGGCTGTGTTCGGAGAAGGAAGCAAGGCTTCTCATCTCAGTTATATTGGGGATGCTGAAATTGGAAGCAATGTCAATCTCGGCTGTGGCTCGATAACAGTTAATTATGATGGTAAAAATAAATTTCTGACCAAAATCGAAGATGATGTTTTTATTGGCTGTAACTCAAATTTAGTTGCTCCTGTTACGGTAGGAAAAGGAGCCTATGTAGCTGCGGGATCGACTATTACAAAGGACGTTCCGGAAGCGGCATTGTCGATTGCAAGGGCACACCAAGTCAATAAGGAAAATTACGTTGAAAAGCTTAATGTAAAAAAATAAGCTGGAATGTTATGGAGGCCAACATGTCAAATCAATATTTAGATCCAAAGATCAAAGTCTTTAGTTTAAATTCAAATCTTTCCCTGGCAAGAGAAATTGCAAAAGAAATTGGTGTTGAACTTGGAAGAAGTTCCGTTACCAGATTTAGCGACGGAGAAATTCAAATTAATATTGAGGAAAGTGTCCGCGGATGTAATGTCTATGTTATCCAGTCTACCAGCCAGCCTGTAAATGAAAATATCATGGAACTGTTAATCATGATCGATGCATTGAAACGCGCGTCTGCTAAAACCATTAACATTGTAATGCCTTATTATGGTTATGCGCGTCAGGACCGTAAAGCACGAGCTCGTGAACCGATTACAGCTAAATTAGTGGCAACGTTGCTGGAAACAGCTGGTGCTACCCGGGTCCTTTGCTTAGATTTGCACGCACCGCAAATTCAAGGATTTTTTGAAATCCCTACAGACCATTTAATGGGTGTACCAATTTTAGCTGATTATTTCAAAAATAGAGCATTAGACGGAGATATAGTGGTTGTATCACCTGACCATGGCGGAGTAACAAGAGCACGGAAAATGGCAGAACGGTTAAAAGCACCGATCGCGATTATTGATAAACGCCGCCCAAGACCAAACGTGGCAGAAGTCATGAATATTGTTGGTAATATCGAAGGTAAAGTGGCGATTCTGATTGACGATATTATTGATACAGCTGGTACCATCACACTTGCAGCAAATGCTCTCGTTGAAAATGGGGCAAAAGAAGTATACGCATGCTGTACTCATCCTGTTTTATCAGGCCCTGCAATTGAACGTATTCAAAATTCAAAAATTAAAGAACTAGTGGTGACCAATTCAATTTCTCTTCCTGAGGAGAAAAAGATCGACAAGATTATCAATTTGTCGGTTGCTCCGTTAATTGCCGAAGCCATTATTCGAATTCACGAAGAGCAATCCGTCAGCACGCTGTTTGATTAATGTAAAACCGATTTGTGTTCTTTTGCCTGATGCGGTACAAAACAAACATGTTTAGATTCTCCTGTTTTAGGGCATTTATATAGTGACTATAATAGGAGGCTGATGATGATGAGTGCTGTTTTACAGGCGAAAGAACGAAAAGGTTTGCATCGTGGAGAATTAAAGAAAAATAGGGAAAATGGCCATATTCCAGCTGTTATTTATGGCGCCAAGGTAAAAAATACTCCGATCTTTATCAGTTCGGCTGATTTTACCAAAACCATCAAAGATACAGGAAGAAATGCAGTCATTTCTCTGGATGTTGATGGACAGAAGCAAGATGTGATTTTAACCGATTATCAGGAAGACATTATTAAAAAGGATATTATCCACGTTGACTTTTTAGCCGTTGATAAATCATCGAAAATTACCGTTGAAGTAAGACTTGCTCTTACCGGAGAAGCAGCCGGGGTTAAAGACGGTGGTGTGCTGCAACAACCGTTGCACCAAGTATCTGTTACAACGACACCAGATAATATTCCGCCGCAAATTGAAGTGGATGTATCCAATTACCAGGTGGGGGAAACTGTAAAAATTGAAGATATTCTCTACCAGGGTGATTTTACGATTAATCATGAAGCAGAGGAAGTTATTGCTTCTATTTTACCTCCGAAACAGGAAGATGAAATCAATGCAGGGGAGCAACAGGAAGAGGGTCATCCTGATAATGAAGAAGGAAGAGAAACCTCTCGTGTTGGTGACGAATAAATTAGCACATTTGGCTGCTAGAGACTTGTTATTTTAGTACCTTTGTGTGTTTGGTTATAGAGTTTCGGACGTAACCGTTTTAGGTTACGTCTTTTGTCAATATCAAAAAAGAATGTAATCGAATATAATGGAGAAAGCTATGTTTCGCAAATTATTTAAAAAACAGGCTAAGCAGGATGAAGAGGGGGGAACTGGAATGAAGATGATCGTTGGCTTAGGGAACCCCGGAAAGCAATATGAGCAAACAAGGCATAATATTGGATTTGAGGTCATTGACGAGCTATCTCGCCGATTCAACATCCCATTGAACCAAGCTAAGTTTAAAGGAATCTATGGGATAGGGTTTTATAATGGAGTCAAAGTTTTGTTATTAAAGCCGCTCACCTATATGAACTTATCAGGTGAATCGATTGGTGCCGTTCTGGATTATTATCAAATAGAAATAGAAGATATTGTGGTGATTTACGATGATTTGGATCTTCCGGTAGGAAAAATCCGTCTTAGACAAAAGGGGAGTTCCGGCGGGCATAATGGGATCAAGTCAACTGTAGCTCATCTTGGGACACAGGAGTTTAACAGAATCCGGATAGGGATTGACAGACCCCAGCCGGGAATGAGTGTTCCAGACTATGTTCTAGGCAGATTTCGTCAGGAAGAATATGTGCCCCTTCAGGAGGCAGTTAAGAAAAGTACAGATGCCTGTGAAGCGTGGCTTGAGAAGCCCTTCCTCCAAGTCATGAATGAATATAATCGCTAAACTGTTCATAATATAGGCATGGTCTTTCATAAAATGAAGAAATCCAGTTTTATGAGCGTTTATTTATAGAATGGATAGATGAATAAGTTCCTCCAATAAGGTTCATAATAATAAGGAATCGTAGATTAGGGAGGGACTTGCGTGACTATCTATTACCATTGCAGGCATTGTGGTACGGAAATTGGTTCAATTGATCAAACATCGATCCACTCAGATGCCCTGGGTCTTCATAAATTAACTGAACAAGAACGGCAGGAAATGGTCGCATATGATATGTCAGGCAATATTCATATTTCAGCCATTTGTGAAAATTGTCAGGAAGCTTTAGAGAGGAATCCTGATTACCACCAATACGATTACCTAATTCATTAAATGAGCTTTGGATGAAACTCCAAAGCATTTTTCTATTTCATATTATCATAAATGATTGCGATTAATAGGAGAGGAGGAGGTTGCTTGAAAGGTTTAAAGTCGTTATTCCTGAAGCAAGAAGACATACACTTAGTTATATCCGGGGTAAACGAAGGCCTTAAGGAACAGTTGATTGCCGGTTTATCAGGTTCTTCCAGAACCGTTCTGACCGCAGCAATCTATGAACAAATGAAACGGCCCATTATGCTTGTCACCCATAATCTATTACAAGCACAAAAACTCTATGATGATCTTGTAAATCTATTAAGTGACAAGGAAGTATATTTATTTCCGGCAAATGAGCTGATTGCGGCTGAATTAAGTATTGCTAGTCCGGAATTAAAGGCACAAAGAATTGAGGCTTTGAATTATTGGTCAAAACAATCACAGGGGATTATCATTGTTCCTGCTGCAGGGTTGAAAAAAATACTTCCTCCAAAGTCATTGTGGAAGGAACATCAGTTGTTATTAAAAATGGGGGAAGATGTAGACCTCGACAAAGTCTTGAATTTATTTGTCAAAATGGGGTATGTGCGGACTGAGATGGTTACTACACCTGGGGAGTTTAGTGTAAGGGGTGGAATTATAGATATTTATCCACTAACCGAGGCAAATCCCCTTCGCATAGAATTATTTGATACAGAGATCGATTCCATCCGATATTTCTCCTTGGAAGACCAACGTTCCAAAGAGAAGGTAACGGAAATCTCCATTGGCCCGGCAACGGAAGTCATTTTGGAAGCAAGTCATTACAACCGAATGGTTAACCAACTTGAAGACGGTTTGGCACAAAGCCTTAAGAAGTTAAAAAATGAAAAAGCAAAATTGCAGTTATCTCAAAATATTAGTTTCGAACTAGAGCAATTAAAGAATGGGCAAAAGCCAGACCAAGTGTTTAAATACTTGTCACTTGCCTATGAGCGGCCTGCTAGTTTACTAGACTATCTTCCTGCTAATGGGCTTGTATTTGTAGACGAGATCAGCCGAGTGCAGGAAATGAATGAATCTCTGATAAAAGAAGAGGCAGAATGGTATACATCGTTATTAAGTGAAGGGCAAATCATTCATGATGTCCATATTTCTCATGATTTGCAAGTATTACTTCATAAGAAGGAATTTCCGCTCGTATATCTATCTTTGTTTTTAAGGCATGTTGCGAATACAAGTCCGCAAAACATCATTAATATTTCCTGCAAGCAAATGCAAAACTTCCATGGACAGATGCATTTATTGAAAACGGAAGTGGAGCGGTGGAAAAAAAGCAATTATTCCATATTATTTTTAGGACCGGATGATGAAAGGGTCAAAAAGCTTGAACGCGTTTTGGAGGATTATGAGATTGATGCCTCGGTCATTGGGGCTGACCAGCAAATCATGCCAGGCAAAGTTCAAGTAATGAAGGGCAATCTTCAGACAGGGTTTGAACTATCGATTCAGAAGATTGCGGTTATTACGGAAGAAGAGCTATTTAACAAACGGGTAAAAAAATCAGTCAGCAGACAAAAACTATCAAATGCTGAAAGAATTAAAAGCTACTCTGAGTTAAGAATTGGAGATTATGTTGTCCATGTTAATCATGGGATTGGTAAATATTTAGGGATTGAGACACTGGTCATTAATGGTGTTCATAAAGATTATCTCCATATTCGCTATCAAGGGACAGACAAATTATACGTTCCAGTAGAGCAAATTGATCTCGTCCAAAAGTATGTCGGCTCCGAAGGAAAAGAGCCAAAAATCTACAAATTGGGCGGTACCGACTGGAAAAAGGTTAAGAAGAAAGTTCAATCATCTGTTGAGGATATTGCTGATGATCTCATTAAACTATATGCAGAACGTGAAGCAGCAGTTGGTTATGCCTTTTCTCCGGATGGTGATTTACAGCGGGAATTTGAAACATCATTTGCTTATCAAGAGACTGATGATCAACTTCGGTCTATTCGAGAGATTAAAAAGGATATGGAAAGACCGCGGCCAATGGATCGATTGCTATGCGGAGATGTAGGATATGGTAAAACAGAGGTTGCGATTAGAGCAGCATTCAAATCGATTACCGATGGTAAGCAGGTTGCTTTCTTAGTGCCAACGACGATCCTTGCTCAGCAGCATTATGAAACATTAAGGGAAAGATTTCAGGATTATCCGATCAATATTGGCCTGCTAAGCCGTTTCCGCACTAAAAAGCAGCAAACGGAAACCCTTAAAGGTTTAAAAGCCGGAACTGTCGATATTGTGGTTGGAACTCATCGCCTACTATCAAAGGATATAGTCTACCATGATCTAGGACTGTTGATTATCGATGAAGAGCAGCGGTTTGGTGTAACGCATAAGGAAAAAATTAAGAGGTTAAAGACGAATGTCGATGTATTAACCTTAACAGCAACCCCGATTCCAAGAACCTTGCATATGTCCATGCTGGGTGTACGTGATTTATCCGTCATTGAAACTCCGCCGGAAAATCGTTTCCCTGTACAAACCTATGTTATGGAATATAATGGATCACTGGTTCGGGAAGCAATTGAGCGGGAGCTTGCACGCGACGGACAAGTTTACTTTTTATATAACAGAGTGGAAGATATTGAACGCAAGGCTGAGGAAATTTCCATGCTTGTTCCTGATGCGAGGGTTACCTATGCTCATGGACAGATGACGGAAAATGAGCTGGAGTCGGTCATGATTAGTTTCCTGGCAGGAGAGTATGATGTTCTGGTAAGTACAACCATCATTGAAACCGGCGTGGATATTCCAAATGTGAATACGCTAATTGTCCATGATGCTGATCGCATGGGATTGTCCCAGCTTTATCAGCTTCGCGGCCGTGTGGGAAGATCCAATCGGGTGGCGTATGCTTATTTTACTTATCGGAAGGATAAGGTTTTAACAGAAGTGGCAGAAAAACGCCTCCAAGCAATTAAGGAATTTACCGAATTAGGCTCCGGATTTAAAATTGCCATGCGTGATCTATCCATCAGGGGAGCAGGAAATTTGTTAGGCTCGCAGCAACATGGCTTTATTGATTCGGTCGGATTTGACCTCTATTCTCAAATGTTAAAAGAAGCCATTGAAGAGCGCAAGGGAGACACGAAAGAGACGAAAACAACAGTTGAAATCGATCTTGAAATTGATGCCTACATTCCTGATTCTTATATTAAGGATGGACATCAAAAAATTGAAATGTATAAACGATTCAGAGGGGTCGAATCCCTTGATGAGATCGAGGAACTACAGGCAGAAATGCTTGACCGTTTTGGTGAATATCCGGATGAGGTCTCTTACTTATTCCAAGTAGCTGAAATGAAAATTTACGCCCTTGAAAATGGGGTGGAGCTAATTAAACAGTCAAAACAAGATGTCACCATTTTGCTCAATGAAGAAGTAACAAATACTATAGACGGAAGTAAGCTCTTCCATCTCGGCAGCAAATATGGCAGGGCTGTTACACCAGGAATGGAAGATCGTAAGCTGAAGATTGTGATCAAAGTTAAAGACTTTGACACAGCCGAGTGGCTTCAAATTGTATTCGAAATGATTAAAGGAATCCCTTTGGCCAAAAGAGAGCAAGAGAATTCCGTGAAATAATTGTGCTCTTATCATGAAGGTAATTGAATTCGGAGGTTTGAAATTCCCCGAAAATAGAAACAAAATTATCCATTCTGCCCACTTTCAACAGAATTCAATATTTCTGAAGGTAATATTTCCTGTAACTGTGAAAAAATTGTGAATAGAACTTTCCAGATGAAAGATACTAAGTTCAAAGTTGGCAAATAAGGATTATTATCATAATAAGATAACGGTCCAGCACTTGCGAAAATCCGCATGAAGCTTTCGATTTGCCAAGTTGAAAAATCATCAGATGAAAGTGAGGCAACATAGATGAAAGCAACTGGAATAGTTCGTCGAATCGATGATTTGGGTCGTGTAGTAATTCCCAAAGAAATACGCAGAACATTGCGTATCCGTGAAGGAGATCCGTTAGAGATCTTCGTTGACCGGGATGGGGAAGTGATTTTAAAGAAGTATTCACCAATCAGCGAATTAAGCGATTTTGCCAAGGAGTATGCGGAAGCCCTATTTGACAGCCTCGGAAACCCCGTTTTAATTTGTGACCGTGATGCGTATATTGCTGTTGCGGGCGGATCAAAAAAAGATTATTTAAATAAAAATATTAGTGACTTAGTTGAAAAAACAATGGAAGAGCGAAATTCCGTTCTTGTCACTCAACAGGGAGAAGTTTCTTTGTCGGAAGGAAGCGAAGAGACGATATCCTCTTATACCATTGGACCGATTATTGCCAATGGTGATCCGATTGGGGCTGTTATTATTTTTTCAAAAGATGCCACACTCGGTGAAGTAGAGCAAAAGGCTGTCGAAACAGCAGCCGGATTTTTAGCTAGACAAATGGAACAGTAAAAATGGAGAAAGGCAGCGCAGGCTGCCTTTTTTAATGTTATAATACCGATGGAATAATTTATAGCAGGTGAACGAATGGAGCATGTAAATCCATCGAAGGCTTTATTCAAAGGAGCCTTTATTTTAACAATAGCAGGACTAATAACAAAAATTTTAAGTGCTTTTTACCGGATTCCTTTTCAAAACATTGTGGGGGATACGGGATTTTACATATATCAGCAAATATATCCATTTTATGCGATAGCAGTTGTGTTATCGACGACCGGCTTTCCGGTAGTCATTTCCAAGTTGTATGCCGAACAAAAGGAAAAGCAAAATGAGCAAAAATCCCGAATTCTTCTCATCGTCTCCTATCTTTATCTACAGGTATTTGGCTGTTTATGTTTTCTAGTATTGTATTTTGGTGCCGACCAGCTGGCACGGTGGATGAATGACACTCATCTGGCCGTATTGATTAAGGTGGTTTCACTTGTTTTTTTGACCTCACCCATTGTTTCTACCATTAGGGGATATTATCAAGGGATAGGGGAGATGGCACCGACGGCTTTATCGCAGGTAGCTGAACAAAGCATCCGTGTGTTGACCATCATTTTTTTCTCCTATTTTTTCATGCAAAAGGGCTATTCTTTGTATATTGTGGCCGGAGGGGCCATGTTCGGCTCAATAACGGGAAGTATTGTCGCATGCATTATTTTGTTTATGTTTTTATCCATTCGTGCAGAATGGAAATTAATCACACCGAATAAAAGGATGCTGAAACGTGCCTTCCCTGATGTAAGGCGTATGGCCATGGAACTTACCTTTCAAGGGTTGACCATTTGCCTTAGTGGGATGCTGATGATTTTTATGCAAATGGCTGATTCTTTAAATTTATATTCTTTGTTGACGGCAAACGGGATTGAGAAGGAGCTCGCTAAAGGGTTAAAAGGAATCTTTGACCGCGGTCAGCCGTTGATTCAGCTGGGAACAGTTGCCGCAACTTCTATGTCCCTTTCGCTTGTACCATTGATTACACGTGAAAGGATGGCAGCGAATTCGACATTTTTACATGATAAAATTCAATTGGCTTTAAAGGTTAGTGTGGTAATCGGATTGGGGGCTTCTGCAGGGCTCTGGGCAGTGATCAAACCGACCAATATTATGTTGTTCAAAGATGCCTCTGGTTCTGATGTTCTGGGGGTATTGGGGTTTGTCATTTTATTTGCATCCATGATCGCAACAGTTACGGCGATCATGCAGGGATTGGGCCATCTGACAATACCTGCACTAGCTGCAGCTGCGGTTTTTCCCATCAAGTATATTCTTAATATGATGTTTATCCCTAAATATTTGACGATGGGAGCTGCCGCGTCCTCGTTAGCAGCACTACTAGTTGTGACGGTTTTTCTCTTGTGGAGATTAAAAAGAATAGTAAGAATTCCCTTGTTTCCAGCGCGCTTTTTTGAAATTGTTCTGGTAGCAACCATTGTTATGGTACTGTTTTTAAAAGGATATCTATACCTTGTTGGAGGATGCATACATACAATGGAGCTCGGCCGTTTGGGTGCAGCAGCAGAAGCATTGAGTGCTGTCTGCTTGGGAGGGATTTTGTTTTTATTGATTATTATAAGGGGAAGAGTCTTCTCAGCGGAAGATCTTTCATTGTTTCCGTTTGGGAGTAAATTCAACTACTTTCTCTCGCGAAAGGATCGAACTGAATGATGGCAAATCAAATTGAAATTGTCGGTTTAGGGGCTGGGGACCTCGAACAGCTTCCACTAGGGGTTTATAAGAAATTATTGAAGGCGAAAACGCTGTTTTTAAGGACGAAGGAGCACCCAGTAGTGGTGGAGCTGGAGAAAGAAGGGATCCGTTACATTTCCTTTGATGAAGTATATGAAAAACATGACCAATTTGCGGCAGTTTATCAGGAAATCACCCGAATCTTGCTGGAAAAGGCCCAATCTGAATCCGTCTTATATGCTGTACCTGGACATCCACTTGTAGCAGAACAAACTGTGCAACTGCTCTTGGAACAGGGGCCAAAAGAGCAAATTGAAATTGCGATCGGCGGAGGGCAAAGCTTCATTGATGCCCTTTTTGCTTCACTAAAAATTGACCCGGTTGAAGGTTTTCAACTGCTCGATGGTACTGCTCTCCAAGCAAATACATTGCAAATGGACCAGCATCAGATTATCTGTCAGGTCTTTGACCAATTTACAGCTTCAAATGTAAAGCTGACATTAATGGAAAAATACCCGGATGATTATGAGGTATGGATTGTGACAGCAGCCGGAAGTAAGGACGAAGTATTGGAAAAGGTACAATTATACGAATTGGACCACAGTTTAACCATGAATAATCTTACTTCGGTATATGTACCGCCTGTAAGAAAGGACTCAATTCTGTGGAAGAACTTCACTAAGCTTCGGGAAATAATTGCAGAATTAAGAGGGCCGGACGGCTGCCCATGGGATAAAGAACAAACGCATGAATCATTAAAGAAATACTTAATTGAGGAAACGTTTGAAGTCATTGAGGCTATTGACAAAGGCGATATTGATCATTTAATTGAAGAATTGGGGGATGTCCTGCTGCAGGTAATGCTTCATGCGCAAATCGGAGAAGATGAAGGCTTTTTTACCATTGATGATGTGGTCGAAGGTCTGTCTGCCAAGATGATTCGCAGACACCCTCATGTATTTGGAAACGTGACGGCTGATAGTGCAGAAGAGGTCGTGAAGAATTGGCAGGAAATTAAACAACAAGAAAAAGGGACTGCTCCGTCATCGATTCTTGAAGGAGTTTCTATGGCACTACCAAATTTGCTACGCGCCTATGAAATACAAAAGAAGGCAGCAAAGGTTGGCTTTGATTGGCAGGAAATAACTCCTGCATTGGAGAAAGTAAAAGAAGAACTGAATGAATTTATCGCGGAGCTGGATGGAACGGAAGAAGGTTTTCTGTATGCCAAACAGGAATTTGGCGATTTATTGTTTGCATTCGTGAATGTGGCAAGGTTTTTACATATCAACCCGGAGGAATCACTATTTGCTACAAATGAAAAGTTCATTAGACGCTTCCGTTATGTGGAGCAAATGGTGAAAAACAGCGGCAGGACGTTTGAACATCATACACTTGAGGAGTTAGATTTGTACTGGGATGAAGCTAAATCTAAAGGATTATAG
Above is a genomic segment from Neobacillus endophyticus containing:
- the mazG gene encoding nucleoside triphosphate pyrophosphohydrolase, which produces MANQIEIVGLGAGDLEQLPLGVYKKLLKAKTLFLRTKEHPVVVELEKEGIRYISFDEVYEKHDQFAAVYQEITRILLEKAQSESVLYAVPGHPLVAEQTVQLLLEQGPKEQIEIAIGGGQSFIDALFASLKIDPVEGFQLLDGTALQANTLQMDQHQIICQVFDQFTASNVKLTLMEKYPDDYEVWIVTAAGSKDEVLEKVQLYELDHSLTMNNLTSVYVPPVRKDSILWKNFTKLREIIAELRGPDGCPWDKEQTHESLKKYLIEETFEVIEAIDKGDIDHLIEELGDVLLQVMLHAQIGEDEGFFTIDDVVEGLSAKMIRRHPHVFGNVTADSAEEVVKNWQEIKQQEKGTAPSSILEGVSMALPNLLRAYEIQKKAAKVGFDWQEITPALEKVKEELNEFIAELDGTEEGFLYAKQEFGDLLFAFVNVARFLHINPEESLFATNEKFIRRFRYVEQMVKNSGRTFEHHTLEELDLYWDEAKSKGL
- a CDS encoding putative polysaccharide biosynthesis protein; translation: MEHVNPSKALFKGAFILTIAGLITKILSAFYRIPFQNIVGDTGFYIYQQIYPFYAIAVVLSTTGFPVVISKLYAEQKEKQNEQKSRILLIVSYLYLQVFGCLCFLVLYFGADQLARWMNDTHLAVLIKVVSLVFLTSPIVSTIRGYYQGIGEMAPTALSQVAEQSIRVLTIIFFSYFFMQKGYSLYIVAGGAMFGSITGSIVACIILFMFLSIRAEWKLITPNKRMLKRAFPDVRRMAMELTFQGLTICLSGMLMIFMQMADSLNLYSLLTANGIEKELAKGLKGIFDRGQPLIQLGTVAATSMSLSLVPLITRERMAANSTFLHDKIQLALKVSVVIGLGASAGLWAVIKPTNIMLFKDASGSDVLGVLGFVILFASMIATVTAIMQGLGHLTIPALAAAAVFPIKYILNMMFIPKYLTMGAAASSLAALLVVTVFLLWRLKRIVRIPLFPARFFEIVLVATIVMVLFLKGYLYLVGGCIHTMELGRLGAAAEALSAVCLGGILFLLIIIRGRVFSAEDLSLFPFGSKFNYFLSRKDRTE